From the Excalfactoria chinensis isolate bCotChi1 chromosome 1, bCotChi1.hap2, whole genome shotgun sequence genome, one window contains:
- the WNT16 gene encoding protein Wnt-16: protein MGRGAAFGRSVLRAAVLLALCPGAAGGTWMWLGIAAAGGPEKPGCASPPLSPGQQELCRQKPELVPAIREGARLGLQECRSQFRHERWDCRPPPAAPRRPPAAFGQQLSSGTKESAFVYAVTAAGLVHAVTRSCSAGNVTECSCDTKLQGGGSASEGWHWGGCSDDIHYGMSFSRSFLDAPIRNASGKSGNGLLAMNLHNNEAGRQAVAKLMSVDCRCHGVSGSCAVKTCWKTMSSFEKIGRFLKDKYENSIQISDKMKKKLRRKEKSQRKIPIQKEDLLYVNKSPNYCVEDQKLGIPGTQGRECNRTSDGPDGCNLLCCGRGYNTHVVRHVERCECKFVWCCYVRCRRCETMTDVHTCK, encoded by the exons ATGGGACGCGGGGCCGCCTTCGGTCGAAGCGTGCTGCGGGCAGCGGTGCTGCTCGCCCTCTGCCCCGGCGCCGCGGGCGGCACATGGAT GTGGCTGGGCATCGCGGCCGCCGGCGGGCCGGAGAAACCGGGCTGCGCCAGCCCTCCGTTGAGCCCCGGGCAGCAGGAGCTTTGCAGGCAGAAGCCGGAGCTGGTGCCCGCCATCCGGGAGGGAGCGCGTCTCGGCCTCCAGGAGTGCCGCAGCCAGTTCCGACACGAGCGCTGGGActgccgcccgccgcccgccgccccgcgccgcccgcccgcagcCTTcgggcagcagctgagcagcg GCACAAAGGAGTCCGCGTTTGTGTATGCCGTGAcggcagcagggctggtgcaCGCCGTGACCCGCTCCTGCAGCGCAGGAAACGTGACCGAGTGCTCCTGTGACACCAAGCTGCAGGGCGGGGGCTCGGCCAGCGAGGGCTGGCACTGGGGCGGCTGCTCCGACGACATCCACTATGGGATGTCCTTCAGCAGGAGCTTCCTGGATGCGCCCATCAGGAATGCGTCAGGAAAGAGTGGCAACGGGCTGCTGGCGATGAACCTGCACAACAACGAGGCTGGGAGGCAG GCTGTAGCAAAGCTGATGTCAGTGGACTGCCGTTGTCATGGTGTTTCTGGGTCGTGCGCTGTGAAAACTTGCTGGAAAACCATGTCCTCCTTTGAAAAGATTGGACGATTTTTAAAGGATAAGTATGAAAACAGCATACAGATATCagacaagatgaaaaaaaagctACGCAGGAAAGAGAAGAGCCAGAGGAAAATACCAATCCAGAAAGAAGACCTGCTGTACGTGAACAAATCACCCAATTACTGTGTCGAAGATCAGAAACTGGGCATCCCTGGGACTCAGGGCAGGGAATGCAACCGCACATCAGATGGACCCGATGGCTGCAACCTGCTGTGCTGCGGGCGCGGGTACAACACACATGTGGTCAGGCATGTGGAGAGGTGTGAGTGCAAGTTTGTCTGGTGCTGCTACGTGCGCTGCCGGCGGTGCGAGACCATGACCGACGTACACACCTGCAAGTAG